The Paraburkholderia sabiae genome includes a region encoding these proteins:
- a CDS encoding DUF6513 domain-containing protein has product MEHIVFLTGRLAQPALERVLHGLAPAPFSWEIREIGLQVAALMTADMIRRRVVAPIAADRVIVPGRCRGDLDALSAHYGIPVQRGPEELKDLPAWFDCEERAVDLTKHDIAIFAEIVDAPHLSVDAICARAATLAADGADVIDLGCLPATPFPHLADTIRALKSQGHKVSVDSMDVKELVRGGRAGADYLLSLTADTLWVLNEIDSTPVLIPRQPGDEASLYEAIDTMQQQGRPFLADPILDPLPFGLLKSLTRYQRLRERYADAPILMGTGNVTELTEADTSGMHALLLGIGVELGIAGILTTQVSGHARSAIREADVARRMMYAAREAQTLPKGFTAQLMTTHAKHPFPDTPDEIAATAAAIRDPNFRVQVSTDGIHAYNRDGHHLAADAFALWPHLRLEADGAHAFYMGVELARAELAWRLGKRYSQDQPLDWGCALPPEPTDLLVQCAPGATRRKEA; this is encoded by the coding sequence ATGGAACATATCGTTTTCCTCACCGGCCGCCTTGCCCAGCCCGCGCTCGAACGCGTGCTGCACGGTCTCGCGCCTGCGCCGTTCAGTTGGGAGATTCGCGAAATCGGCCTGCAGGTCGCGGCGCTGATGACGGCGGACATGATCCGGCGACGTGTCGTAGCGCCCATCGCGGCCGATCGCGTGATCGTGCCCGGCCGATGCCGCGGCGACCTCGATGCGCTCTCGGCACACTACGGCATTCCCGTCCAGCGCGGCCCCGAGGAACTCAAGGATTTGCCTGCGTGGTTCGACTGCGAGGAGCGCGCCGTCGATCTGACGAAGCACGATATCGCAATCTTCGCGGAGATCGTCGATGCGCCGCATCTCAGCGTCGATGCGATTTGCGCGCGGGCGGCGACACTCGCAGCCGACGGCGCCGATGTGATCGACCTCGGTTGCCTGCCCGCGACGCCGTTTCCGCATCTCGCCGATACGATCCGCGCGTTGAAGTCGCAAGGGCACAAGGTCAGCGTCGATTCGATGGACGTGAAGGAACTGGTGCGCGGCGGCCGTGCGGGTGCGGATTATCTGTTGAGCCTGACGGCCGATACGCTCTGGGTGCTCAACGAGATCGACTCGACGCCCGTGCTGATTCCGCGCCAGCCCGGTGATGAAGCGTCGTTATACGAAGCCATCGATACGATGCAGCAGCAGGGCCGGCCCTTTCTCGCCGATCCGATCCTCGATCCGCTGCCCTTCGGCCTGCTGAAATCGCTCACGCGCTATCAGCGCCTGCGCGAGCGCTATGCCGACGCGCCGATCCTGATGGGCACGGGCAACGTCACGGAACTCACGGAAGCGGACACGAGCGGCATGCACGCATTGCTGCTCGGCATCGGCGTCGAACTGGGCATCGCGGGCATTCTCACGACGCAGGTGAGCGGTCATGCGCGCAGCGCGATACGCGAAGCCGATGTCGCGCGCCGCATGATGTACGCGGCCCGCGAAGCGCAGACGCTCCCCAAGGGCTTCACCGCGCAGTTGATGACGACGCACGCGAAGCATCCGTTTCCCGATACGCCCGACGAGATCGCCGCCACCGCCGCCGCGATTCGCGATCCGAATTTTCGAGTTCAGGTCTCGACGGATGGCATTCACGCGTACAACCGCGACGGCCATCACCTCGCCGCCGATGCGTTTGCGCTCTGGCCGCATCTGCGTCTCGAAGCGGACGGCGCACACGCGTTCTACATGGGTGTCGAACTCGCGCGCGCGGAACTCGCGTGGCGGCTCGGCAAGCGCTACAGCCAGGACCAGCCGCTCGACTGGGGATGCGCGCTCCCGCCCGAGCCGACCGACCTGCTCGTGCAATGCGCGCCCGGCGCGACTCGCAGAAAGGAAGCCTGA
- a CDS encoding ATP-grasp domain-containing protein, which translates to MSPPVVVVAALSARMLAESARRAGWRVIVLDLFGDTDTRRASGMWYPIGDAASLSIDPHRVREALDAASRFPNVIGWIAGSGFEAHRDLLDDKTIALAPIGNTRDACDAARDPARFFALLDDAGIAHPDTQTHAPADTAGWLVKRASGTGGVHIRHAAKAAVANRDDYFQRHQAGRSMSALFVADTRRAAIIGFNEQLIVSHGTHPFVYGGALGNIDVPASLREQIARAVNAIVSRTGLRGLNSLDFIVDGERCFVLEVNARPSATLSLHERDGAMSLLALHTRLCAGAPLDDVMSNPLDPTSPMRGELIVFAERERKISPEFVQRALNLGWCHDIPVTGSVVAAGAPLCSVSAACAHGTPPATLRAELAARAATLLSIDTIRKSGHADLPLSR; encoded by the coding sequence ATGTCGCCGCCCGTCGTCGTCGTTGCCGCGTTGTCCGCCCGCATGCTGGCCGAGTCGGCGCGGCGTGCCGGCTGGCGCGTGATCGTGCTCGATCTGTTCGGCGACACGGACACGCGTCGCGCGTCGGGCATGTGGTATCCGATCGGCGATGCCGCGTCGCTGTCGATCGATCCGCACCGCGTGCGCGAGGCACTCGATGCGGCCAGCCGCTTCCCGAACGTGATCGGCTGGATTGCAGGCAGCGGCTTCGAAGCGCATCGCGATCTGCTCGACGACAAGACCATCGCGCTCGCGCCAATCGGCAACACGCGCGACGCCTGCGACGCCGCGCGCGACCCGGCGCGCTTCTTCGCGTTGCTGGACGACGCGGGCATCGCTCATCCAGATACGCAAACGCACGCGCCCGCCGACACAGCGGGTTGGCTCGTCAAGCGCGCGAGCGGAACGGGCGGCGTTCACATCCGTCACGCAGCGAAGGCTGCCGTAGCGAATCGCGATGACTATTTTCAGCGGCATCAAGCGGGCCGTTCGATGTCGGCGCTGTTCGTCGCGGATACGCGTCGAGCCGCGATCATCGGCTTCAACGAGCAGCTGATCGTTTCGCACGGCACGCATCCGTTCGTCTATGGCGGCGCGCTGGGAAACATCGACGTGCCTGCGTCGCTGCGCGAACAGATCGCCCGCGCGGTGAATGCGATCGTGTCGCGCACGGGACTCCGAGGCCTCAACAGTCTCGACTTCATTGTCGACGGCGAGCGTTGCTTCGTGCTCGAAGTCAACGCGCGGCCCTCGGCCACGCTGTCGCTTCACGAGCGCGACGGCGCCATGTCGCTGCTGGCGCTGCATACGCGGTTATGCGCGGGCGCGCCGCTCGATGACGTCATGTCGAATCCGCTCGACCCTACATCACCGATGCGCGGCGAACTGATCGTCTTCGCCGAACGCGAACGCAAGATATCGCCGGAGTTCGTTCAGCGCGCGTTGAATCTCGGCTGGTGTCACGACATTCCCGTCACAGGCAGTGTCGTCGCCGCGGGCGCACCGTTGTGCAGCGTATCGGCTGCGTGCGCGCACGGCACGCCGCCGGCCACGCTGCGCGCGGAACTCGCCGCCCGCGCGGCGACCCTTCTTTCCATCGACACCATCCGGAAATCAGGCCATGCAGACCTCCCCCTCTCTCGCTGA
- a CDS encoding dihydroneopterin aldolase, with product MNVIDRKVLERPNLAASEMDLIFIEGFEGDTVIGIDPDELTNLQPVRIDLWAGVPHSHACDTDLIGDTIDYSKVHAALASLLATHKMQLLEALAESVAQMLIVDFGAHWVRVSLTKPAKFANVKAVGVTIERTVRWP from the coding sequence ATGAACGTGATCGACAGGAAGGTGCTCGAGCGGCCGAATCTCGCCGCATCGGAGATGGATCTGATTTTTATCGAAGGCTTCGAGGGCGATACGGTGATCGGCATCGACCCGGACGAGCTGACGAATCTTCAGCCGGTGCGGATCGATCTGTGGGCGGGCGTGCCGCACAGTCACGCGTGCGATACCGATCTGATCGGCGACACCATCGATTACAGCAAGGTGCATGCGGCGCTCGCGTCGCTGCTCGCGACGCACAAGATGCAGTTGCTGGAAGCGCTGGCGGAGTCGGTTGCGCAGATGTTGATCGTCGACTTCGGCGCGCACTGGGTGCGTGTGTCGCTAACGAAGCCCGCGAAGTTCGCGAACGTGAAGGCGGTGGGTGTGACGATCGAGCGGACGGTGCGCTGGCCGTGA
- the mch gene encoding methenyltetrahydromethanopterin cyclohydrolase, producing MQTSPSLADVSPSPSFLSVNTLVQPLIADLLERHVELGIDAKRDERGVMIVDAGIESPGSVAAGLSIGEICMGGLGRVALRAAASRNATEEWPTFVDIASAQPVLACLASQYAGWSLAASKEETGGKKFFALGSGPARSLACKEPLFDELEYRDVVSTGCLVLEVDRAPPAVVIDKILRDCKLQPRNLTLILTPTSSRAGTTQVVARALEVALHKAHELGFALDAIHEGSASAPLPPPAQDGVEAMGRTNDAILYGGRVHLSVTGSDDDARDLARRLPSSASKDFGRPFADVFKEYEYDFYKIDPALFAPAEVWVSNLTTGRTFHAGATRFDLLRPLWLDEV from the coding sequence ATGCAGACCTCCCCCTCTCTCGCTGATGTTTCGCCGTCGCCTTCGTTTCTGAGCGTCAACACGCTGGTTCAGCCGTTGATCGCCGACCTGCTCGAACGTCACGTGGAACTCGGCATCGATGCGAAGCGCGACGAGCGCGGCGTCATGATCGTCGATGCGGGCATCGAGTCGCCAGGCAGCGTCGCGGCGGGTTTATCGATCGGCGAAATCTGCATGGGCGGGTTGGGACGCGTTGCGTTGCGCGCCGCTGCGTCACGCAACGCGACGGAAGAATGGCCGACCTTCGTCGACATTGCCAGCGCGCAGCCGGTGCTGGCCTGCCTCGCGTCGCAGTACGCGGGCTGGAGTCTCGCGGCGAGCAAGGAGGAAACGGGCGGCAAGAAGTTCTTTGCGCTCGGCTCGGGGCCGGCGCGTTCGCTCGCGTGCAAGGAGCCGCTGTTCGACGAACTGGAGTATCGCGACGTCGTATCGACGGGCTGCCTCGTGCTCGAAGTGGACCGCGCGCCGCCCGCTGTCGTGATCGACAAGATTCTGCGCGACTGCAAGTTGCAGCCGCGCAATCTCACGCTGATCCTCACGCCGACGTCGAGCCGCGCGGGCACCACGCAAGTCGTCGCGCGCGCGCTCGAAGTCGCGCTGCACAAGGCGCATGAACTCGGCTTCGCGCTCGATGCGATTCACGAAGGCTCGGCGAGCGCGCCATTGCCGCCGCCCGCGCAGGACGGCGTCGAGGCGATGGGCCGCACCAACGACGCCATCCTGTACGGCGGCCGCGTGCATCTGAGCGTGACGGGCAGCGACGACGACGCACGCGATCTCGCTCGACGCCTTCCTTCGTCGGCGTCGAAAGACTTTGGCCGCCCGTTCGCCGACGTGTTCAAGGAATACGAATACGACTTCTACAAGATCGACCCGGCGCTCTTTGCACCCGCCGAAGTGTGGGTCAGCAATCTGACCACGGGACGCACCTTCCACGCGGGCGCAACCCGTTTCGACCTGCTGCGCCCGCTCTGGCTCGACGAGGTCTGA
- a CDS encoding DUF447 domain-containing protein, whose product MIYETVVTTITSEGKPHIAPMGVRETDGTFLLMPFLPSATYDNVISTGCAVVNFTTDVRVFAGCVTGRREWPTVAVDRVRGVRLADTLAHAELRLASVHVDAQRPTLVMECVARCNDAPFAGLNRAQAAVIEGAVLVSRLAMLPREKIEAEVAYLSIAIDKTAGPREQQAWQWLMDAVNDFFARPAVAARVLNEEAI is encoded by the coding sequence ATGATCTACGAAACCGTCGTCACGACCATCACATCCGAGGGCAAGCCGCACATCGCGCCGATGGGCGTGCGCGAGACGGACGGCACGTTTCTGCTGATGCCGTTCCTGCCGTCGGCGACTTACGACAACGTGATCTCGACCGGCTGCGCCGTCGTCAACTTCACGACGGACGTGCGGGTATTCGCCGGTTGCGTCACGGGCCGGCGCGAGTGGCCCACGGTTGCCGTCGATCGCGTGCGTGGCGTGCGGCTCGCCGATACGCTCGCGCACGCCGAACTGCGCCTCGCCTCGGTTCACGTCGACGCGCAGCGCCCGACGCTCGTGATGGAGTGCGTCGCCCGTTGCAACGATGCGCCGTTCGCGGGACTCAACCGCGCGCAGGCGGCCGTCATCGAAGGCGCGGTGCTCGTCAGCCGTCTCGCGATGCTGCCGCGCGAGAAGATCGAGGCAGAGGTGGCGTATCTGTCCATCGCCATCGACAAGACAGCCGGGCCGCGCGAACAGCAGGCGTGGCAGTGGCTGATGGACGCCGTGAATGATTTCTTCGCGAGACCGGCTGTGGCCGCTCGTGTTCTGAACGAGGAGGCCATATGA
- a CDS encoding flavoprotein: MTTTHTYHAATDAVEAAPRFAWTITGSGHGLVESLDLAATLLPHVDLFLSRAAEEVLPLYKIDLAQLKARFRVFRDNSASAVPVGMLYDANRYHTVVIAPATSNTVAKCAFGISDTLPTNMFAQAGKLGIPGIVFACDTQPVVVTKSPLDWVELRPRRIELENVERLKQIDHCRVVCSLAELRAALDTRVAEAAMTSCASA, from the coding sequence ATGACGACTACTCACACGTATCACGCTGCCACCGATGCCGTCGAAGCCGCGCCGCGCTTCGCCTGGACGATCACGGGCTCCGGACACGGACTGGTCGAGTCGCTCGATCTCGCAGCGACGCTGCTGCCTCACGTCGATCTGTTTCTGTCGCGTGCCGCCGAAGAAGTGCTGCCGCTGTACAAGATCGACCTCGCGCAACTCAAGGCCCGCTTCCGGGTGTTCCGCGACAACAGCGCGAGCGCGGTGCCCGTCGGCATGCTGTACGACGCGAACCGTTATCACACCGTCGTCATCGCGCCCGCCACCAGCAATACCGTCGCCAAATGCGCGTTCGGCATCTCGGATACGCTGCCCACCAACATGTTTGCGCAGGCGGGCAAGCTCGGCATTCCCGGCATCGTGTTCGCGTGCGACACGCAGCCCGTCGTTGTCACGAAGAGTCCGCTCGACTGGGTCGAGTTGCGTCCGCGTCGCATCGAACTCGAAAATGTCGAGCGCCTGAAGCAGATCGATCACTGCCGTGTGGTGTGCTCGCTGGCCGAGTTGCGCGCGGCGCTCGATACGCGCGTCGCGGAAGCGGCCATGACGTCCTGTGCGAGCGCCTGA
- a CDS encoding LysR substrate-binding domain-containing protein, with the protein MLNLLRNLTLRQLQIFAAAAQYGSFARAAEVLHLTQPAVSMQIKQLEEAIGLALFERVGRRIALTEAGATLSHHAKRILGDIRDADDAMRALSSADGGTVSVGLVSTARYFVPRQISRYAERHPKVDIHFSIANRDTLLRQLQDNAIDLAVMGRPSVELDAHCEPLAYNPHVIAASTTHPFVDAAHFDLHELRHDTFLMREPGSGTAAVANEMFRQHLFTPARTLALDSHETVKQAVVAGMGVSLLPLHTLRLELLAREVSILHVNGTPIDRVWHVVHMNAKQLSPACAAFRRFLIEKTGAWLEGQFADLTPSAQVASPFVQT; encoded by the coding sequence ATGCTCAACCTGCTTCGCAATCTCACGCTGCGCCAGTTGCAGATCTTCGCGGCCGCCGCGCAATACGGGAGCTTCGCGCGCGCCGCGGAGGTGCTGCATCTGACGCAGCCCGCCGTCTCGATGCAGATCAAGCAGCTCGAAGAGGCGATCGGGCTCGCGCTTTTCGAACGCGTCGGGCGTCGGATCGCGCTCACCGAGGCGGGCGCGACGCTGTCGCATCACGCGAAGCGCATTCTTGGCGACATCCGCGATGCCGACGACGCGATGCGCGCCCTCTCTTCGGCCGACGGCGGCACCGTGTCCGTCGGACTCGTCAGCACGGCCCGCTACTTCGTGCCGCGACAGATTTCGCGCTATGCAGAGCGGCATCCGAAAGTCGACATCCACTTTTCGATCGCCAACCGCGACACGCTGCTGCGTCAGTTGCAGGACAACGCGATCGATCTCGCCGTGATGGGTCGGCCATCCGTCGAACTCGACGCGCATTGCGAGCCACTTGCGTACAACCCGCATGTGATCGCCGCGAGCACGACGCATCCCTTCGTCGATGCAGCGCATTTCGACTTGCACGAACTGCGCCATGACACTTTCCTGATGCGCGAGCCGGGCTCCGGCACGGCCGCCGTCGCGAACGAGATGTTCCGGCAGCATCTGTTCACGCCCGCGCGCACGCTCGCGCTCGACAGCCACGAGACCGTCAAGCAGGCGGTGGTGGCGGGCATGGGCGTGAGCCTGCTGCCGCTGCATACGCTGCGGCTCGAACTGCTCGCGCGCGAGGTGTCGATCCTGCATGTGAACGGCACGCCCATCGATCGCGTGTGGCACGTGGTTCACATGAACGCGAAGCAGCTGTCGCCTGCGTGCGCGGCGTTCCGGCGCTTTCTGATCGAGAAGACGGGTGCGTGGCTCGAAGGCCAGTTCGCGGACCTCACGCCGTCTGCCCAGGTCGCGAGTCCGTTCGTGCAGACATGA
- a CDS encoding triphosphoribosyl-dephospho-CoA synthase, with the protein MSAATISDAFEWACALDVLCAKPGNVSFGGPGHRMTADLFIASAQAACPAVTARGASVGERIERAVSLSMQAAGCNTNLGILLLCAPLAHAFERLHATHRAPTAHEAHIAVRATLSRLDVADACAAYRAIALANPGGLGEAPSQNVGSAPTVDLLSAMTLARDRDSIARQYASGFIDVLNYGVIQMRAALGPTPLRPADQPRLLRAVLKTWLAFLSHWPDSHIARKHGIDVARKVTLDARKWHMQTVLDFDRLAAWDQAMKRDGINPGTTADLTVATLFAAACLDPSLLRVRCMENAAHAASFEIAAEY; encoded by the coding sequence ATGAGCGCCGCTACGATTTCCGATGCCTTCGAGTGGGCATGCGCGCTCGACGTGCTGTGCGCGAAGCCGGGCAACGTCAGCTTCGGCGGGCCGGGGCATCGGATGACGGCCGATCTTTTCATCGCCAGCGCGCAGGCGGCCTGTCCCGCCGTGACCGCGCGTGGCGCAAGCGTGGGCGAACGCATCGAACGCGCGGTGAGCCTGTCGATGCAGGCGGCCGGCTGCAATACGAATCTGGGTATCCTGCTGCTGTGCGCGCCGCTCGCGCATGCGTTCGAACGTCTGCACGCCACGCACCGCGCGCCGACCGCACACGAAGCGCATATCGCCGTGCGCGCGACACTATCGCGCCTTGATGTGGCCGATGCGTGCGCCGCGTATCGCGCAATCGCACTGGCCAATCCAGGCGGGCTCGGCGAAGCCCCCAGCCAGAACGTAGGCAGCGCGCCGACCGTCGATCTGCTCAGCGCAATGACGCTGGCGAGAGACCGTGACAGCATCGCCCGTCAGTATGCGAGCGGCTTCATCGACGTGCTCAACTATGGTGTGATCCAGATGCGCGCCGCGTTAGGCCCGACTCCCCTTCGTCCCGCCGATCAGCCGCGTCTGCTGCGAGCGGTGCTGAAAACGTGGCTTGCGTTTCTGTCCCACTGGCCCGACTCGCATATCGCGCGGAAGCACGGTATCGACGTGGCGCGCAAGGTGACGCTCGATGCCCGCAAGTGGCACATGCAAACCGTACTCGACTTCGACCGGCTCGCGGCATGGGACCAGGCGATGAAGCGCGACGGCATCAATCCCGGCACGACGGCGGACCTGACAGTGGCGACGCTGTTCGCGGCGGCGTGTCTCGATCCTTCGCTGCTGCGCGTGCGTTGCATGGAAAACGCAGCACACGCAGCCAGCTTCGAGATCGCAGCCGAATACTGA
- a CDS encoding ATP-grasp domain-containing protein has product MTGTPLAVAIMTDETGWHTSRLKRALRERGAQGRCVDLAECRFDTTHAPHGLAIPGYGRGLPDAVIVRGIAGGTFEQVTVRLGILHALRELGVPVYNDARAIERSVDKSMTSFLLHRAGIPTPPTWVCESAPFAQRVLMREGAKGHDVVIKPLFGSQGKGVMRIGASGEGCEPLPALKAYGQLAYMQRFVRPVSEPGYDWRVMVIGGKAVTAMRRISEHWVHNVAQGARCEAAELSAPLATIAERASAALGLDYAGVDLIPCDDNPFGATVIEVNGVAAWRGLQSVTPFDIAGCIVDDLLSRRMALGLRDGGIKEVA; this is encoded by the coding sequence ATGACAGGCACCCCGCTCGCCGTCGCGATCATGACGGACGAAACCGGCTGGCATACATCGCGTCTCAAGCGCGCGCTGCGCGAGCGCGGCGCGCAGGGCCGCTGCGTCGATCTCGCCGAGTGCCGCTTCGACACCACACATGCGCCGCACGGACTCGCGATTCCCGGCTACGGACGCGGACTGCCCGATGCCGTGATCGTGCGCGGCATCGCGGGCGGCACCTTCGAGCAGGTCACCGTGCGTCTCGGCATCCTGCATGCGTTGCGCGAACTCGGCGTGCCCGTCTACAACGACGCCCGCGCGATCGAACGCAGCGTCGACAAATCGATGACCAGTTTTCTGCTGCATCGCGCGGGCATTCCGACGCCGCCGACCTGGGTGTGCGAATCCGCGCCGTTCGCGCAGCGCGTGCTGATGCGCGAAGGCGCGAAAGGTCACGACGTGGTGATCAAGCCGCTGTTCGGTTCGCAAGGCAAAGGCGTGATGCGAATCGGCGCGAGCGGCGAAGGTTGCGAACCGCTGCCTGCGCTGAAGGCGTATGGACAGCTCGCCTATATGCAGCGCTTCGTCAGGCCCGTGAGCGAGCCGGGCTATGACTGGCGCGTGATGGTGATCGGCGGCAAGGCGGTGACGGCCATGCGAAGGATCAGCGAGCATTGGGTGCACAACGTCGCGCAAGGCGCGCGCTGCGAGGCGGCGGAATTGAGCGCGCCGCTCGCCACGATCGCCGAACGTGCGAGCGCCGCGCTCGGACTCGACTACGCAGGCGTCGACCTGATTCCTTGCGACGACAATCCGTTCGGCGCGACCGTGATCGAGGTGAATGGCGTGGCCGCGTGGCGCGGGCTGCAATCGGTGACGCCGTTCGATATCGCGGGCTGCATCGTCGACGATCTGTTGAGTCGGCGCATGGCTCTGGGACTGCGTGACGGCGGCATCAAGGAAGTCGCGTGA
- a CDS encoding beta-ribofuranosylaminobenzene 5'-phosphate synthase family protein, producing the protein MSLHGTAESTKHTSIVTVNAPGRLHLGFLDPGASLGRRFGSLGLVIDGISTTLDARLSPDDEDHYSAVPSAHDELPRVKAHIDTLRNLTGHDAPVDIRLRRTLPSHAGLGSGTQLALTVGHAFARLHGLDLSAAQLAPALARGARSGVGIAGFERGGLIVDGGPRGPGVLPPVLSRFDFPSAWRVMLVFDDSRTGLSGPAERQALAALPPFPQTLAAHACHLTLMQILPAVAEHEFAPFAQGVSALQDGIGRYFAASQGGIYTSADVGRVLDWIGARYCAGIGQSSWGPTGFAIMESQEEAEHALRSARDAQAIGPGLRVEIVRGLNAGATVTWASAQD; encoded by the coding sequence ATGAGCCTGCATGGCACAGCTGAATCGACGAAGCACACCAGCATCGTCACCGTGAACGCACCCGGGCGTTTGCATCTGGGATTCCTCGATCCCGGCGCGTCGCTTGGACGGCGCTTCGGCAGTCTCGGACTCGTGATCGACGGCATCAGCACGACGCTCGATGCACGCCTTTCACCCGATGACGAGGACCACTACAGCGCCGTACCTTCGGCGCACGACGAGTTGCCGCGCGTGAAGGCGCATATCGATACGCTGCGCAACCTGACGGGCCACGACGCGCCCGTCGATATCCGCTTGCGCCGCACCTTGCCGTCTCACGCCGGTCTCGGCTCCGGTACGCAACTCGCGCTGACCGTCGGCCATGCGTTCGCCCGCCTGCACGGTCTCGATCTGAGCGCGGCGCAACTCGCACCGGCGCTCGCGCGCGGTGCGCGTTCGGGTGTCGGCATCGCCGGATTCGAGCGCGGCGGACTGATCGTCGATGGCGGTCCGCGTGGGCCCGGCGTGTTGCCGCCCGTGCTGTCGCGCTTCGACTTCCCGTCCGCATGGCGCGTGATGCTCGTGTTCGACGATTCGCGGACAGGGCTCTCCGGCCCGGCCGAACGCCAGGCGCTCGCCGCGCTGCCGCCGTTCCCGCAGACGCTCGCCGCGCACGCGTGCCACCTGACCTTGATGCAGATTCTTCCCGCCGTCGCGGAACACGAGTTCGCGCCTTTCGCGCAGGGCGTGAGCGCGCTGCAAGACGGCATCGGCCGCTACTTCGCGGCGTCGCAAGGCGGCATCTATACGAGTGCCGACGTCGGGCGCGTGCTCGACTGGATCGGCGCGCGCTATTGCGCAGGCATCGGTCAGAGTTCGTGGGGGCCGACCGGCTTCGCGATCATGGAGTCGCAGGAAGAAGCGGAACACGCGTTGCGTTCGGCACGCGACGCGCAAGCGATCGGGCCCGGACTGCGAGTCGAGATCGTCAGAGGACTCAACGCGGGCGCTACCGTCACCTGGGCGTCGGCCCAGGACTGA
- a CDS encoding NAD(P)-dependent methylenetetrahydromethanopterin dehydrogenase, with the protein MERQHILHMFTPGRQMSPFDVNMAVDAGYQVVVPYTDVDAKLIGPLTQDAIFSRGPKGVAHTGIFIGGRDVMLATDMLRLSREAMVPPFEVSVFADPSGSFTTAAALVACVEWQLRHTSDTSLDGKRVLVFGGTGPVGLIAGVLAAQAGARVSLASSRGLDAAREACERATARFGAALEGADASSAEALDETLKSVDVVFATAAAGVEVMSAQQVNDAARLLVAADVNAVPPAGIAGVGVMDNGKRVGSHGALGIGALAIGNVKYEVQQRLFMQMLAAKQKVYLGFEDAMEMARRVVAERSSLAAA; encoded by the coding sequence ATGGAACGCCAACACATTCTCCACATGTTCACGCCGGGACGGCAGATGAGCCCGTTCGACGTGAACATGGCCGTCGATGCCGGCTATCAGGTCGTCGTGCCCTACACCGATGTCGATGCCAAACTGATCGGGCCGCTGACCCAGGACGCGATCTTTTCGCGCGGGCCTAAAGGTGTCGCGCATACGGGCATCTTCATCGGCGGACGCGACGTGATGCTCGCGACGGACATGCTGCGCCTCTCGCGCGAAGCGATGGTGCCGCCGTTCGAAGTGTCCGTATTCGCCGATCCGAGCGGTTCGTTCACGACGGCGGCGGCACTCGTTGCCTGCGTCGAATGGCAACTGCGTCACACATCCGACACGAGCCTCGACGGCAAGCGCGTGCTCGTGTTCGGCGGAACCGGGCCCGTTGGACTGATCGCGGGCGTGCTGGCGGCGCAGGCGGGGGCGCGCGTGTCGCTGGCGAGCAGCCGCGGGCTCGACGCCGCACGCGAAGCCTGCGAGCGCGCCACGGCGCGTTTCGGTGCCGCGCTCGAAGGCGCCGACGCGAGCAGCGCGGAGGCGCTGGACGAAACCTTGAAGTCCGTCGACGTCGTGTTCGCGACGGCGGCTGCCGGTGTCGAAGTGATGAGCGCGCAGCAGGTGAACGATGCGGCCCGCCTGCTCGTCGCCGCCGATGTGAACGCCGTGCCGCCAGCAGGCATCGCGGGTGTCGGCGTGATGGACAACGGCAAGCGCGTCGGCTCGCACGGCGCGCTCGGCATCGGCGCACTCGCGATCGGCAACGTCAAATACGAGGTGCAGCAGCGGCTGTTCATGCAGATGCTCGCGGCGAAGCAAAAGGTCTATCTCGGCTTCGAAGACGCGATGGAGATGGCCCGCCGCGTGGTGGCCGAACGCTCCTCGCTCGCGGCAGCCTGA